From the genome of Primulina eburnea isolate SZY01 chromosome 12, ASM2296580v1, whole genome shotgun sequence, one region includes:
- the LOC140807736 gene encoding glucose-6-phosphate 1-dehydrogenase, chloroplastic-like, with product MAALPSSNRCCSSSSAYSNFSSIGGSLQRLRNIPYSSVSPKKLGSKSVCLPGNCNNFPNVILMQDGALAAAMSAIENEAPLRKLKEGLFSVTPPEEQKKPIDLNVHGNKSTVSITVVGASGDLAKKKIFPALFALYYEDCLPEHFTIFGYARSKMTDAELRNMISKTLTCRIDKRENCGEKMEQFLKRCFYHSGQYDSQENFVELDKKLSEHEAGRGSNRLFYLSIPPNIFVDAARCASISASGASGWTRIIVEKPFGRDSESSAALTKSLKQYLNEDQIFRIDHYLGKELVENLSVLRFSNLIFEPLWSRQYIRNVQLIFSEDFGTEGRGGYFDHYGIIRDIMQNHLLQIVALFAMETPVSLDAEDIRNEKVKVLRSMRTLRVDDVVIGQYKSHTKGSVSYPGYRDDKTVPKDSLTPTFAAAALFIDNARWDGVPFLMKAGKALHNRRAEIRVQFRHVPGNLYNRNFGSDLDMATNEFVIRVQPDEAIYLKINNKVPGLGMRLDRSHLNLLYKARYVKEIPDAYERLLLDAIEGERRLFIRSDELDAAWSIFTPVLKELEEKKIIPEYYPYGSRGPVGAHYLAARYNVKWGDLGLDD from the exons ATGGCCGCATTGCCTTCATCAAATCGATGCTGTTCTTCATCGTCGGCTTATTCCAATTTTTCATCAATTGGGGGGTCTCTTCAACGTCTCAGAAACATTCCATATTCCTCGGTTTCTCCAAAAAAATTGGGCTCAAAGAGCGTTTGTTTGCCGGGCAACTGCAACAATTTTCCCAATGTGATTCTCATGCAAGATG GTGCTTTGGCTGCTGCAATGTCCGCAATTGAAAACGAAGCTCCGCTCAGGAAATTGAAAGAAGGGTTGTTCTCAGTTACTCCTCCAGAAGAACAGAAAAAGCCTATTGATTTGAATGTACATGGCAATAAATCGACTGTCAGTATTACTGTTGTTGGAGCCTCTGGGGACCTTGCCAAAAAGAAGATATTTCCTGCTTTATTTGCACTTTACTATGAGGATTGCCTCCCTGAG CATTTCACTATCTTTGGTTATGCCCGTAGTAAGATGACGGATGCCGAATTAAGGAATATGATCAGCAAGACTCTTACTTGCAGAATCGACAAGAG GGAAAATTGTGGTGAAaagatggagcagttcttaaaAAGATGTTTCTACCACTCAGGTCAATATGATTCTCAAGAAAATTTTGTGGAACTTGATAAAAAACTCAGTGAACACGAG GCTGGCAGGGGTTCAAACCGGCTGTTCTACTTATCGATTCCACCTAACATATTTGTTGATGCCGCAAGATGTGCCAGTATCTCCGCTTCTGGTGCCAGTGGGTGGACTAGGATTATTGTTGAGAAACCCTTCGGCCGCGATTCTGAATCCTCAGCTGCTTTGACTAAATCTCTCAAACAATACTTGAACGAGGATCAAATTTTCAG GATAGATCACTATCTTGGAAAGGAGCTAGTTGAAAATCTCTCTGTTCTTCGCTTCTCAAACCTCATCTTTGAACCGTTATGGTCAAGACAGTATATAAGGAATGTTCAATTGATTTTTTCCGAGGACTTCGGCACTGAAGGAAGGGGAGG TTATTTTGACCACTATGGAATAATAAGAGACATAATGCAAAACCATCTTCTCCAAATAGTTGCGCTCTTTGCCATGGAAACGCCTGTCAGTTTGGATGCAGAAGATATCAGGAATGAGAAG GTTAAGGTGTTGCGTTCCATGAGAACATTACGAGTTGATGATGTGGTCATAGGACAGTACAAGAGTCACACAAAAGGAAGTGTCTCTTACCCAGGATACAGAGATGATAAAACGGTACCCAAAGATAGCTTGACACCAACTTTCGCTGCGGCTGCACTTTTCATAGATAATGCAAGATGGGACGGTGTGCCTTTTCTGATGAAAGCTGGAAAAGCCTTACATAATAGAAG gGCTGAGATAAGGGTGCAGTTTAGACATGTTCCTGGTAATTTATACAATCGGAACTTTGGAAGTGATCTGGATATGGCGACAAATGAGTTTGTAATCCGTGTTCAGCCTGATGAAGCTATTTATCTGAAGATTAATAATAAAGTTCCAGGATTGGGAATGAGATTGGACCGAAGTCATCTGAATCTTCTATATAAGGCTAG ATACGTGAAAGAGATACCCGATGCATATGAGAGGCTTCTTCTTGATGCCATTGAAGGGGAAAGGAGACTCTTCATCCGGAGCGACGAATTGGACGCTGCCTGGTCAATCTTCACACCTGTGTTAAAGGAGCTTGAAGAAAAGAAGATAATTCCTGAGTACTATCCATATGGAAGCCGAGGTCCAGTTGGGGCTCATTACCTTGCGGCTAGATACAATGTCAAATGGGGTGATCTTGGCCTTGATGACTAA
- the LOC140806648 gene encoding uncharacterized protein — MESFFDIVHVSDTTSVTLKKEICNVLGRHDLHIKDIRGQGYNGASNMRGSWNVLQALFLKDSPQAYMYIASPKRHTEFQSAQVIEIASMVATGIREADLLCRALQEKSLDILNAMDFVSTTKDLLHTLRAKGYDILLMIVQSVCENNGIEIPDMNAWYRSATGRSNQQRDSITFEHHYRFDVFNVAIDFKWKSSIADSMMEKFYPNDFNKQELHYLKSQLDHYMFDIIHHERLIRLVLTLPVSNATTERSLSAMKLLKTSLRNKMEEELLADL; from the exons ATGGAAAGTTTCTTTGATATTGTACATGTTTCTGACACCACTTCGGTAACACTTAAAAAAGAAATATGTAATGTGCTTGGTCGACATGATTTGCATATCAAAGATATTCGGGGTCAAGGATACAATGGAGCTAGCAATATGCGTGGCTCATGGAATGTACTGCAAGCTCTTTTTCTGAAGGATTCTCCTCAAgcatatatgtacatt GCATCTCCAAAACGTCACACTGAGTTCCAATCTGCCCAAGTTATTGAAATTGCATCTATGGTAGCTACTGGTATTCGCGAGGCAG ATTTGCTTTGTCGAGCTTTGCAAGAGAAGTCTTTGGACATTTTAAATGCAATGGATTTTGTCTCAACTACCAAAGATTTACTTCATACTTTGAGAGCAAAAGGTTATGATATTCTTCTAATGATTGTGCAATCAGTTTGTGAAAATAACGGTATTGAGATACCAGATATGAATGCTTGGTATAGATCTGCTACAGGACGTTCGAACCAGCAAAGGGATTCTATTACATTTGAACATCATTACCGTTTTGATGTATTTAATGTTGCAATAGATTTCAAGTGGAAGAGCTCAATAGCAGATTCAATGATGG AGAAATTCTACCCTAATGATTTCAATAAACAAGAACTACATTATCTGAAAAGTCAGTTGGATCATTATatgtttgatataattcatcaTGAAAG GTTGATTCGTCTTGTTTTAACGCTCCCTGTTTCTAATGCGACAACAGAACGATCATTGTCAGCTATGAAACTTCTTAAAACATCTCTCCGGAATAAGATGGAAGAAGAGTTATTAGCAGATTTATGA
- the LOC140806649 gene encoding uncharacterized protein: protein MATRGRGRGRPRQNIPVAQDQGSSTHTQMDITPTPMEILLARFQSLHPPMLKGTENALEFENWLENMDQLFESLEYPDDRRIKLVVHQLLYVAKSLSIMTKKALDGRGTIKDKGAEFANLKQGNLNIEDYVAKFSNLLRFATHVAFDEEAKADHFINGLNPDIYTLFRQQFRQGNTGGNSGNIREQFKARDKQFKRHGSNFSSSSGSRQSGSVQTTGYSGPTCGQCGGRHYTDQCRGVSGACHLCNQQSNRSNQNKQSGIHRAGQSPRLQARVFALTEDEAHNAPDNVIADNCFLSGNPAYVLMDTGASHTFIAEHFSTLHSLHSMTLSSTLSISTPLGKVMRSAEMINGCEFRYENNVIEFDCIVLEMSDFDCIKGAECFLVYAIDITRSVPKLVDIPIVSEFSDIFPDEIPGFPPVREIEFNIELMPDTQPISRALYRMAPIELKEVKEQLEDLLAKGYIRPSFSPWGAVVLFVKKKDGSMRLCINYR, encoded by the exons ATGGCTACTCGAGGTAGAGGTCGTGGTAGACCAAGACAGAACATACCAGTGGCACAAGATCAAGGCAGTTCTACTCATACTCAGATGGATATAACtccgactccgatggagatactGTTAGCCAGATTTCAGTCTTTGCACCCACCGATGTTGAAGGGTACCGAAAATGCATTAGAGTTTGAGAACTGGTTGGAGAATATGGATCAGTTATTTGAATCTCTTGAGTATCCAGATGATCGTAGAATAAAATTAGTTGTTCATCAGTTATTATATGTTGCTAAGAGTTTGTCGATCATGACAAAGAAAGCTTTAGATGGTCGAGGTACGATC AAAgataagggagccgagtttgcaaatttaAAGCAGGGAAATCTGAATATTGAGGACTATGTTGCTAAGTTCTCGAATTTATTGAGATTTGCTACTCATGTAGCATTCGATGAAGAAGCTAAGGCCGATCATTTCATAAATGGTCTTAATCCTGATATATATACCCTG TTCCGACAGCAGTTCAGACAGGGTAATACTGGCGGTAACAGTGGCAACATAAGAGAGCAGTTCAAGGCTAGAGATAAACAATTTAAGAGGCATGGAAGTAATTTttcgagttctagtggatcgagacaatctggttcagttcagacCACTGGTTATTCAGGCCCGACTTGTGGTCAGTGCGGTGGTAGACATTATACCGATCAGTGTAGAGGAGTTTCGGGAGCTTGCCATTTGTGTAACCAG CAGTCAAATCGGTCAAATCAGAATAAACAGAGTGGTATCCACAGGGCAGGACAGTCACCTAGACTACAGGCTCGAGTTTTTGCACTCACTGAGGATGAGGCACATAATGCTCCAGATAATGTCATTGCAGATAATTGTTTTCTCTCTGGTAATCCTGCTTATGTTTTGATGGATACTGgagcatcacatactttcatagcTGAGCACTTTTCCACATTGCATTCGTTGCATTCTATGACATTATCATCTACATTATCTATTTCTACTCCACTGGGCAAAGTGATGAGGTCGGCTGAAATGATAAATGGTTGTGAATTTCGTTATGAGAATAATGTCATTGAATTTGATTGCATTGTCTTGGagatgtctgattttgactgcata aaaggagcagaatgttTCTTGGTTTATGCAATTGATATTACAAGGTCAGTACCTAAATTGGTAGATATTCCAattgttagtgaattttcagatatatttccagatgagattccaggatttCCTCCAGTCCGAGAGATTGAGTtcaacattgagttgatgccagatACACAGCCTATTTCTAGAGCTCTTTATAGGATGGCGCCAATTGAACTGAAGGAAGTAAAGGAACAACTTGAGGATCTATTGGCTAAAGGATATATAAGACCAAGTttttcaccttggggtgctgTGGTTTTattcgtgaagaagaaagatgggtctatgAGGCTTTGTATCAATTATAGATAG